A stretch of the Nicotiana tabacum cultivar K326 chromosome 6, ASM71507v2, whole genome shotgun sequence genome encodes the following:
- the LOC107829495 gene encoding GDP-mannose transporter GONST3 has protein sequence MSNDVENPEDGDARKSSDASSPTPSLQSTWYDALLQQASVYGVAAGYCLSASLLSIINKWAVMKFPYPGALTALQYFTSAAGVLICGGLKVIQHDKLDLVTMWRFLPAAIIFYLSLFTNSELLLHANVDTFIVFRSAVPIFVAIGETLYLHQPWPAIKTWASLGTIFAGSVLYVTTDYQFTLTAYSWALAYLVSMSIDFVYIKHVVMTIGLNTWGLVLYNNLEALMLFPIELLIMGELKKIKHEIQDESDWYSFQVVLPVALSCLFGLAISFFGFSCRRAISATGFTVLGIVNKLLTVVINLVIWDKHSTLVGTVGLLICMLGGVMYQQSTSNKPKAVKDVNPQAADEEQQKLLEMQSSIQSSENEKQATQSGDEKQ, from the coding sequence ATGTCAAATGATGTGGAAAATCCCGAAGATGGAGATGCCAGGAAGTCTTCAGATGCTTCTTCACCAACCCCCAGTCTCCAATCGACTTGGTACGATGCCTTACTTCAGCAAGCATCAGTTTATGGAGTAGCTGCTGGATACTGTCTATCAGCATCACTACTCTCCATCATTAACAAGTGGGCTGTCATGAAATTTCCTTACCCAGGAGCACTAACTGCATTGCAGTATTTCACAAGTGCAGCTGGAGTCCTCATATGCGGGGGGCTCAAGGTCATACAACATGATAAGCTTGATCTTGTAACAATGTGGCGGTTCCTGCCGGCTGCAATTATATTCTACCTATCTCTTTTTACAAATAGTGAGCTTCTCCTCCATGCCAATGTTGATACTTTTATTGTCTTCAGATCAGCTGTCCCCATCTTTGTTGCAATAGGAGAGACCCTCTACTTGCATCAGCCATGGCCAGCAATTAAAACGTGGGCTTCACTAGGTACAATCTTTGCTGGTAGTGTGCTCTATGTCACTACTGATTACCAGTTCACACTTACGGCTTATAGCTGGGCATTGGCTTACTTAGTGAGCATGTCCATTGATTTTGTTTATATCAAGCATGTTGTTATGACAATTGGCTTAAACACGTGGGGTCTCGTGCTATACAACAATCTTGAGGCTTTGATGCTTTTTCCTATTGAGCTACTTATAATGGGCGAACTGAAGAAGATAAAGCATGAAATTCAGGATGAGTCAGATTGGTACAGTTTTCAAGTGGTGTTACCCGTAGCCCTGTCGTGTTTGTTTGGTCTAGCAATCTCTTTCTTTGGATTTTCTTGTCGTAGAGCAATATCTGCTACAGGCTTTACTGTTCTCGGCATAGTGAACAAACTATTGACAGTGGTGATAAATCTAGTCATCTGGGACAAACATTCGACTCTTGTTGGGACAGTGGGACTCTTGATCTGCATGCTTGGCGGTGTTATGTACCAGCAATCCACAAGCAACAAGCCTAAGGCTGTGAAAGATGTAAATCCACAAGCAGCTGATGAGGAACAACAGAAGCTCCTTGAAATGCAAAGCAGCATACAGAGCAGTGAGAATGAGAAGCAAGCTACACAATCGGGAGATGAGAAACAATAA
- the LOC107829496 gene encoding nucleoside diphosphate kinase 2, chloroplastic-like, with protein MEGLSVVRASPCVSSSAISSSLSSKTSRLSCAPSCKLILNPIKNHHHLAAFQPAFHLFASNQSRSHASKRNHTARIFLPHLVASMEEVEETYIMIKPDGVQRGLVGEIISRFEKKGFKLTGLKLFECPKELAEEHYKDLQSKPFFPKLIDYITSGPVVCMAWEGIGVVASARKLIGATNPLNAEPGTIRGDLAVQTGRNVVHGSDSPDNGKREIALWFREGELCTWMPVQEPWLIE; from the exons ATGGAGGGTCTTAGCGTTGTAAGAGCAAGTCCTTGTGTTTCTTCTTCTGCAATATCATCTTCACTTTCTTCCAAAACCAGCCGCTTATCCTGCGCACCCTCTTGCAAGCTTATCCTTAACCCCATCAAAAACCACCACCATTTGGCTGCATTTCAACCTGCATTTCATCTTTTTGCAAGTAACCAATCTCGTTCCCATGCCTCCAAAAGGAACCATACAGCTCGTATATTCCTTCCCCACTTGGTTGCTTCCATG GAAGAAGTGGAGGAGACATACATTATGATTAAGCCTGATGGTGTTCAAAGAGGACTT GTTGGGGAGATTATTTCAAGATTTGAGAAAAAGGGGTTTAAGCTAACTGGATTGAAGCTTTTTGAATGCCCCAAAGAATTGGCAGAG GAGCATTACAAGGACCTACAGTCCAAACCATTCTTCCCCAAGCTGATTGACTACATTACCTCTGGCCCTGTTGTCTGTATG GCCTGGGAGGGTATTGGTGTTGTAGCATCTGCCCGTAAGCTAATAGGAGCAACTAATCCTCTTAATGCGGAGCCCGGCACAATCAGAGGAGACCTTGCTGTTCAAACTGGAAG AAATGTGGTGCATGGAAGTGATAGCCCTGACAATGGCAAGCGTGAAATAG CACTTTGGTTTAGAGAAGGTGAACTGTGCACATGGATGCCAGTTCAAGAACCTTGGTTGATTGAATAA